In the genome of Drosophila pseudoobscura strain MV-25-SWS-2005 chromosome 3, UCI_Dpse_MV25, whole genome shotgun sequence, one region contains:
- the LOC6898251 gene encoding L-asparaginase-like yields MSKCLNFKRVLVIYTGGTIGMTPNDNGVLVPEPKAFERFIRKDVSLHDPSLQVPDGFLALPLVKDQSVRVIYQFIEYDPLLDSSNMAGKDWKRIAQDIGRTYDLFDGFVVLHGTDTLAYTSSALSFFLENLDKPVVVTGSMIPIYETRTDGRNNFVSSLIISGCYKIPEVCVVFANKLLRGNRTVKVNCNSLDAFDSPNAPLLGTFEGDIIINNFLVRPGPGARPLAVTGEFQMNVASLRITPDMSLDLIRSALAEPIMGVVLESYGSGNIPSNWSEITSLLRSAVNRGVIIVNCTQCLAGSVAAIYDAGAVLSDLGVLSGSDMTSEAAYTKLAYVLGTDLPHHNKIELMKMNLRGEITA; encoded by the exons ATGTCGAAGTGTCTAAATTTTAAAAGAGTCCTTGTCATCTATACTGGTGGCACCATTGGGATGACTCCCAACGACAATGGTG TATTAGTGCCAGAACCGAAAGCTTTTGAAAGGTTCATCCGGAAGGATGTCAGTCTGCATGACCCCAGCCTACAGGTCCCAGACGGCTTCCTGGCGCTGCCCCTGGTAAAAGATCAGTCAGTACGGGTTATCTACCAATTCATAGAGTACGATCCATTGCTGGACTCCAGTAATATGGCCGGAAAAGATTGGAAACGCATAGCCCAAGATATTGGT AGGACGTACGATTTGTTCGATGGGTTTGTTGTACTCCATGGCACCGATACGCTGGCGTACACCTCCTCTGCCCTGTCGTTTTTCCTAGAAAATTTGGATAAGCCGGTGGTCGTTACCGGGTCAATGATACCCATCTACGAAACACGCACCGATGGCAGGAACAACTTCGTCTCGTCCCTGATCATATCCGGCTGCTATAAAATACCGGAAGTGTGCGTGGTCTTCGCCAACAAGCTGCTTCGTGGCAATCGAACGGTCAAGGTCAATTGCAACTCTCTGGATGCTTTTGATTCTCCCAACGCTCCACTGCTGGGCACGTTTGAAGGTGacataattataaataatttcctGGTACGCCCAGGGCCCGGAGCTAGGCCACTCGCTGTGACAGGCGAATTTCAGATGAATGTGGCCTCCTTGAGAATAACTCCGGATATGTCACTGGATTTGATTCGATCGGCTCTGGCGGAGCCCATTATGGGAGTTGTCCTGGAGTCGTATGGCTCTGGTAATATACCCTCAAACTGGTCCGAGATAACTTCTCTTCTACGGAGTGCCGTTAATCGCGGAGTTATCATCGTCAACTGCACTCAGTGCCTGGCCGGCTCCGTAGCCGCAATCTACGATGCTGGAGCAGTGCTTAGCGATTTGGGCGTTTTATCTGGATCGGACATGACTTCTGAGGCAGCGTATACCAAGCTAGCCTATGTCCTGGGCACTGATTTACCGCACCATAATAAGATTGAG ctGATGAAGATGAATTTGCGTGGCGAAATTACGGCATGA
- the LOC4803805 gene encoding inhibitor of Bruton tyrosine kinase, with protein MSTAKAQEYDCTAKCTCRQHGNSITAALTKRSIDNQNLGAFIFKTCGNFANIIDDLGRSAVHMSASVARYEILEWLLNHGAYINGLDYESGSSPLHRALYYGSIDCAVLLLRYGASLELLDEDTRCPLQAICRKCDEDFTTESQNDVLVWGSNKNYNLGIGNEQNTNAPQAVDFFRKSNIWIEQVALGAYHSLFCDKKGHLYAVGHGKGGRLGIGVENSLPAPKRVKVSSKLNDDSIMCISVSRQHSLLLTRRSLVFACGINTDHQLGVRDAPENLTQFREVVALRDKGASDLLRVIACDQHSIAYSTKCVYVWGANQGQFGISRTTDTIMAPTLIKLPARTSIRFVEANNAATVIYTEEKMITLFYGDKTRYIKTPNYEDLKSIAVIGGHLKSSTKGSAAALKLLMLTETNVVFLWYENTQQFYRCNFSPIRLPEIKKILYKCNQVLILSLDGCVYRGKCNQIALPAGILEEKSKPNMDIWHNNDQNRTEISREHVIRIELQRVPNIDRATDIFCDESFSSFAVLQESHMKYFRKPPLPRREHNFKKLYHDTCESDAVHDVVFHVDGERFAAHKFILYSRAPGLRELTRIYLDKDVYLNFENLTGKMFELILKYIYTSYWPTEDDIDCIQESLGPANPRERSRACEMFIPHLEMFQLVDLARYLQSYVRDNQFPIPSTRQRFNRLHRSDYPELYDVRIVCEDSKVLEAHKCMLVSRLEYFEMMFTHSWAERTTVNMEGVPAEYMEPVLDYLYSLDTEAFCKQNYTETFLYNMVTFCDQYFIESLQNVCESLILDKISIRKCGEMLDFAAMYNCKLLHKGCMDFICHNLARVLCYRSIEQCDEATLKCLNDHYRKMFSNVFDYRQITPFSEAIEDELLLSFVVDCDIDLDYRMDPETKLKAAAKHKQKDLRRQDARHYYEQQAISSMMRSLSVSESASGPEATTGPQESTRSEGKNWSRVVDKKEQKRKLADTALKVNNTLKLEEPPRPELEVIERAPMKEQTPPPTSPAEETSTPLSKSYNLDLSSLTPQSQKLSQKQRKRLSSESKSWRSPLVEQEPTTPVAVPNAWGLPPATPSSSSFSDSPATGSISDPTSFANMMRGQAAAATTPTEKGQSFSRILADERRQRESFERMRNKSLAHTQIEETAIAELREFYNVDNTDDETITIERKSRPTDINFSTWLKH; from the exons ATGTCAACTGCCAAGGCCCAGGAATATGACTGCACTGCCAAGTGTACATGTCGCCAACATGGAAACAGCATTACAGCCGCCCTCACAAAGCGCTCAATCGACAATCAAAATCTGGGAGCGTTCATCTTCAAGACCTGCGGAAATTTCGCCAACATCATAGACGACCTG GGCCGCTCAGCTGTGCACATGTCAGCTTCGGTGGCGCGATATGAGATTCTGGAGTGGCTTTTGAACCACGGAGCGTACATTAACGGACTCGATTACGAGTCTGGCAGTAGTCCCTTGCACAGGGCCTTGTACTATGGCTCCATAGACTGTGCTGTTCTTCTGCTGCGCTATGGGGCAAGTCTGGAACTGCTAGACGAAGACACACGGTGCCCGCTGCAAGCCATCTGCCGCAAGTGCGACGAAGATTTCACCACAGAGTCGCA GAACGATGTTCTCGTCTGGGGCTCCAATAAGAACTATAACCTCGGCATTGGCAACGAGCAGAACACCAATGCTCCTCAGGCAGTGGATTTCTTTCGGAAGTCCAACATCTGGATAGAGCAAGTAGCATTAGGAGCCTATCACAGTCTCTTTTGCGACAAGAAGGGTCATCTCTATGCCGTCGGCCATGGCAAGGGTGGACGTCTGGGCATTGGTGTGGAGAACAGCTTACCGGCGCCGAAGCGTGTGAAGGTCTCTTCGAAGCTGAACGACGATTCCATCATGTGCATAAGTGTCTCCCGACAACACTCTCTGCTGCTCACGCGTCGTTCGCTGGTGTTTGCCTGCGGCATCAACACCGACCATCAGCTGGGAGTGCGTGATGCGCCCGAGAATCTGACGCAGTTCAGGGAGGTTGTCGCATTGCGTGACAAGGGGGCTAGCGACCTGCTGCGTGTGATCGCCTGCGATCAGCACTCTATTGCCTACAGCACCAAGTGTGTATACGTCTGGGGTGCCAATCAGGGGCAATTTGGTATAAGTCGCACCACAGACACTATTATGGCGCCCACATTG ATAAAACTACCTGCGCGCACTTCAATCCGCTTTGTGGAAGCCAACAATGCAGCCACGGTAATTTACACAGAGGAGAAGATGATTACGTTATTTTATGGTGACAAGACTAGATACATTAAGACTCCTAA CTACGAAGATCTCAAAAGCATTGCGGTGATAGGCGGTCATTTAAAGAGCTCCACGAAAGGATCTGCAGCAGCCCTAAAGCTATTGATGCTCACTGAGACGAATGTGGTGTTCCTGTGGTACGAGAATACACAGCAATTTTACAG GTGTAATTTTTCGCCAATACGCCTGCCTGAGATTAAAAAGATCCTGTACAAGTGCAATCAAGTCCTAATACTGTCTTTGGACGGCTGCGTCTATCGCGGCAAGTGCAATCAGATAGCCCTGCCAGCTGGCATACTGGAAGAGAAATCCAAACCCAATATGGATATATGGCACAACAACGATCAGAATCGCACGGAGATTTCGAGAGAGCATGTGATCCGCATCGAGCTGCAGCGTGTTCCCAATATTGATCGTGCTACCGATATCTTTTGCGACGAGAGCTTCTCCTCGTTCGCCGTGCTGCAAGAGTCGCATATGAAGTACTTCCGCAAGCCCCCACTGCCACGCAGGGAGCACAATTTCAAGAAGCTCTACCATGACACCTGCGAATCGGATGCCGTGCACGATGTCGTCTTCCATGTGGATGGGGAGCGCTTTGCGGCCCACAAGTTTATCCTGTATAGTCGCGCACCAGGCCTCAGGGAGCTCACTCGCATCTACTTGGACAAGGATGTCTATCTAAATTTTGAAAATCTCACGGGGAAGATGTTTGAGCTGATCCTAAAGTATATCTACACCAGTTACTGGCCAACAGAGGATG ATATCGACTGCATCCAGGAAAGTCTTGGACCCGCCAACCCTCGGGAGCGAAGTCGAGCCTGTGAAATGTTTATCCCTCACTTGGAGATGTTTCAATTGGTCGATCTAGCCAGATACTTGCAGAGCTACGTACGAGATAATCAATTTCCCATACCTAGTACCCGGCAGCGTTTCAATCGGCTGCATCGCTCAGACTATCCAGAGCTCTACGATGTGCGAATCGTGTGCGAGGATTCGAAGGTTCTGGAGGCCCATAAATGCATGCTGGTGTCACGCTTGGAGTACTTTGAAATGATGTTCACGCACTCGTGGGCCGAGCGCACCACAGTCAACATGGAGGGTGTGCCCGCTGAGTACATGGAGCCAGTCCTGGACTATCTATACAGCCTGGATACAGAGGCATTCTGCAAGCAGAACTATACGGAAACCTTTCTCTACAACATGGTCACGTTCTGCGATCAGTACTTCATTGAATCGCTGCAGAACGTTTGCGAATCGCTTATTCTAGACAAGATCAGCATACGGAAGTGCGGCGAGATGTTGGACTTTGCCGCGATGTACAACTGCAAGCTGCTGCACAAGGGATGCATGGATTTCATCTGCCACAACCTGGCCAGAGTTCTCTGCTACCGCAGTATCGAACAGTGCGATGAGGCGACTCTCAAATGCCTCAACGACCATTACCGTAAGATGTTCTCCAATGTCTTCGACTACCGCCAGATCACGCCCTTCTCGGAGGCCATAGAAGATGAGCTGTTGCTTAGTTTTGTCGTTGACTGCGATATTGACCTGGACTATCGAATGGACCCG gAAACAAAGCTAAAGGCGGCAGCCAAGCATAAGCAGAAGGACTTGCGGAGGCAAGACGCCCGTCACTACTACGAACAGCAGGCCATATCCAGCATGATGCGATCGCTGAGCGTAAGTGAGTCTGCCTCTGGCCCCGAGGCGACTACCGGACCGCAGGAAAGCACTCGAAGCGAGGGCAAGAACTGGTCTCGTGTGGTGGACAAAAAGGAACAGAAACGAAAGCTAGCCGACACTGCCCTGAAAGTGAACAACACACTTAAGCTGGAAGAGCCACCGAGGCCAGAGCTAGAGGTCATTGAAAGGGCTCCCATGAAGGAGCAAACGCCACCGCCAACCTCCCCTGCAGAAGAGACGAGTACGCCGCTGAGTAAGAGCTACAATCTGGATCTCAGCTCCCTGACGCCCCAATCTCAGAAACTGTCGCAGAAGCAGCGGAAACGGCTGTCCTCCGAATCGAAGAGCTGGCGTTCGCCTCTGGTGGAGCAAGAACCCACCACTCCTGTGGCTGTGCCGAATGCCTGGGGCTTGCCACCCGCCACTCCGTCGAGTAGTTCCTTTAGCGACTCGCCAGCAACAGGCAGCATTTCGGACCCCACCTCTTTTGCCAATATGATGCGGGGCCAAGCGGCTGCCGCAACAACGCCTACGGAAAAGGGACAAAGTTTCTCGAGGATCCTCGCCGATGAGCGACGACAGCGGGAGTCCTTCGAAAGGATGCGGAACAAGTCACTGGCCCACACTCAGATCGAAGAGACAGCCATTGCCGAGTTGCGTGAATTTTACAACGTGGACAATACCGATGACGAGACAATAACCATTGAACGCAAGTCCAGACCCACAGACATCAACTTCAGTACTTGGTTGAAGCACTGA